One Cydia amplana chromosome 18, ilCydAmpl1.1, whole genome shotgun sequence DNA segment encodes these proteins:
- the LOC134656409 gene encoding small ribosomal subunit protein eS17, giving the protein MGRVRTKTVKKAAKIIIEKYYTRLTLDFDTNKRICEEIAIIPTKPLRNKIAGFATHLMRRLRNSQVRGISIKLQEEERERRDNYVPEVSALEHDIIEVDPDTKEMLKMLDFNNINGLQLTQPTTSGGYGGRRN; this is encoded by the exons Atg GGTCGCGTCAGGACTAAAACCGTGAAGAAGGCAGCCAAAATCATTATTGAGAAATACTACACAAGGTTGACCCTTGATTTTGACACCAACAAGAGGATATGTGAGGAAATCGCTATCATTCCTACGAAGCCCCTTCGTAACAAGATCGCCGG GTTTGCCACCCACTTGATGAGGCGTCTTAGGAACTCCCAGGTCCGTGGAATCTCCATCAAACTGCAGGAGGAGGAGCGCGAGAGACGTGACAACTACGTCCCTGAGGTCTCCGCCTTGGAGCATGACATCATCGAGGTGGACCCCGACACCAAGGAGATGTTGAAGATGCTAGACTTCAACAACATCAACGGCCTCCAGCTGACGCAGCCGACCACCTCGGGTGGTTATGGTGGCAGACGTAATTAA